Part of the Nicotiana sylvestris chromosome 5, ASM39365v2, whole genome shotgun sequence genome is shown below.
GCCATGTTTAACTTCAGTATTAGATGTCGAGGGGAGGGGGGGCATATCGGTGCACAGCCACACCCCAAGGGGGTGTGATGTAGGCAGTCTAGCCTGATGCAAGCATCAGGGACagattccacggctcgaacctgtGACGTATAGGTCACACAGAGACAACTTGAGCGTTGCTCCacagaaaggagaaaaaaaattaGCTTTATTGTCCTGGAAACATAATAAACTCACCTCATCAAAGGCTTCGAAAATGTCGATGCTAGGCTGATGAATGGTACAGACAACGGTTCTTCCTGTATCGACGGTGTTCCTAACAGCTCTCATGACAATGGCTGCAGCTCTTGCATCTAGCCCTGAAGTTGGTTCATCCATGAAAATGATCGAGGGGTTTGCTACCAGTTCAACTGCAATGGTTAACCTTTTACGTTGCTCAGTCGATAGACCATTGACTCCTGGCAATCCGACTAAGGCTGATCTTAACGGCGTTAGCTCCACAAGTTCCATAACTTCCTCAACAAACATCTGCACAAAGGTGATCAATCGACAATGTTATTGCCTGCCATGTTCTATAACAAGTTCGACCAATTTGTAGGATAGATTATCATTATGGTGAAAGAATTTAGAGTCACTGACCTTTTTCTTGTTTTCGTCAACATCTTGAGGTAAACGCAGCCAAGCTGAGTAAACCAAGGACTCATAAACTGTAACATAAGGGGAATGGATATCATTTTGCTCACAGTAACCGGAAATACGTGCAAATGTTTCTTGCTTTTTGGGATATCCAGAAATTTTGATGCTGCCATCAATATATCCTCCCGTTTTTCGTCCAGCCAACACGTCCATCAATGTCGTTTTACCAGCACCACTAACACCCATTAAAGCTGTGAGAACACCTGGCCTAAAAGCTCCACTCACACCCTTGAGAAGTACTAATCTATCATCAGTTGAACCTTGCTCTTTCATTTCCTGCAAGTCATTAGAATATTAAGTGAGTTCATAAAAAAGACGAAAAATCTCACGACTGTTATTAGTGCCAAATTCTGGATTGTTACCGGAGGCATGTCAACAGAGTATACAACGTCGTCAAAAGTGATGGAATGTGGTTCAAATGGAAGAACCATTCCCCTCTTCTTGTTCTCACCCTCGGTAACAGAATCAACTCCCTCTGAGCTATCAGCATTCTCACTGTCCTCTGATATCATAGCCTGCGGCTTACCAAATGCTGCAGATACATAAGAAATAAGGCATTAACCCCTTTAAAAGAGTCCCTTAAGGCCATGACATTTTTCTTCTCAAGGGGAAAGTAAATTAGAGAGATCAGATATACTCACGGTTCAGGTAAGCGAGTGAAATACTGTAGAAGAGGTTGAAGACCATTGTGAATCCGACCAGTGCCCCAACACCTATCCAGTACCAGTATGCATCCGGAAAGAATCCCCGAGCTCTTATTACTGCAGCTCCAAGTGGTTCGGTTCCACCTTGCGCAATCTATTTTAATTAGAGTGGTATGAGCATCCATATACGAGAAATATACTATTTGCGAGTTGCATTAGGTATTAACAAACACTTACATGTTTCCAGTTCTTCCCATCAAACTCATTCACAAGAATTGAATTCACGGAATACATCAATGGTGAGGTCCAGTAACCCCAAATCCACCATTTCTTCACATCCTCTGCGGCATAAGGAAAAAACAGAAAATGAATATTCATCGGATTGAACGAGTAAAAAGTTTCTGCAAATACCACAAAATATACCTCTTGCAAGGATAAAACCACCCAATGCAAATTGTAAAAGAAGAGCAAATGCTCCAAATGTGCTAGCAACTCCCATTGTTCTGCCAACTGCTCCAATGAATCTGAACAATGCTGATGCCATCTGGTGTACTAGTATGAGAATCAAGAATTGTTTGAACAATCTGCAAAGCAATAGTCGATTCGATTAATAATCATGGGAAGAATGAAATTTCGAAGGCCGAAAAAAAGGACagctcggtgcactaagctcccgctatgcgcagggtccgaggaagggccggaccacgagggtctattgtacgcagccttaccctgcatttctacaagaggctgtttccacggctcgaactagTGACCTCCTGGACTAGTTACGCCAAGGCTTCCCTTCCTAATTATTGTTAGTTTTGACTGTCTTTTTTCTTCCGTTACCTTGAAACATTCGGATCAAATCCCATGACATAATATGTAAGGAACGTCCAAAGACCAACTTCAACAAATGTTACAGGGATTTTGAGAATCCATGTGGGAAGGGCATAAGCCCATGAAGGGAAAAAGAGAAGGTCTCTATGCTTGAAGTAGACCGGCAGCTTGAAAATTGTCAAAGCGATCTCAGCCATTCCATTAAACATAATCATAACGACCACGAAAAAGAGAGCACCAGCATATATCCCTCCATCATCCATATCATCTCGAGGCATCTTGGTTCGGAAAAAGACTGTCATTGTTATAAGTGCCATTATCGCGAGCTGAGAAAACATAACAGAAACAAAAAGATCATTACAATTGGCACATGGTTATGAAAAGGAAAACACTTGTATATATTTCAAAGAGAATAAGTAATCACCTGACTGAGCTTGAAGATGTAAACGAATGAGTTCCTCTTCATAAGTAGATATTCTCGTTCAGCGCAGACCTTCAACAGTTGTTTTGTCCCTATACCATATTTCTGAGTAGACAAAGCAGCAGGGTGGCTTTTGCTCTTGTCATATGGAATTGCAAGCTCATCGCCAAGTTTCCTTCCAACATGGAAAGACTGATATGCCTCAGCAAATTCTTTTGAAGTGATAAACCTGTAAGGCTCATCCTTCTTGGCCCAATATTGTTGTTGATCCTTCTTTGATGTTACCTGcaagaaataatttaaaatgtCTGCCATTTAGAATCAAAACTTCGTCTACTCCAATGTATTCTATACATAGTTCACTATATAAAAGTGAAATCCATCGAGCAGCTTAAACATTTAGATGATATGGTCACAGACTTCAAAAAGGTATCATGGTATCAAAACAGACTTAAGTCGTGAGTTAAGTCTTATTGCCAGCTATTGTCAAAAATACTCACATGCTTGATACATGAAAAAGAATAAGAAACTCACGTGAGGGGCATTGTTGAAGACATAACTAACTATATAAACATATGCTCCCTCGAATAGtttaagcttttagatgagatgTTCCTACACTTCAACATATAATCAGAACAGATAGAGGTATTGGGTTAAGTCTAATCGCCACGCACTATCTAAAAGGATTTTCACATGCTTGGTCGATGAAAAGAATCAAATTGACACGTGAAGTGACGTGTCGAAAACATAATTAACTATACAAAAGTGTGTTTCTctaacaatttaaattttagataAGATGATCGCACACTTCAACGTCTCAAACTTTGCAGGTTATACTTCATTGTAAGACATACCTCTTGCAAGAAATCCGCCACACCTTTTCTCTCAGGACATTTGAATCCCATGGATTCAAAGAAGTCCAGAACAGCTTCTCGAGGGCCCTGATACACAATGTAGCCATCTGATAACAAAATTATGTCGTCAAACAAGTTGTATGTCTCAGGAGCTGGTTGTAACAGAGATATCACAGCAGTTCCCTTCAAGAGCTGCACAGATTGTCTTAGAGAATTGACAATGGAGAAAGTCGTCGAACTGTCCAATCCAGTTGAGATTTCATCCATGAAAAGTGCCTTTGCTGGTCCAACAAGCATTTCACCCGTCGTTACACGTTTCTTTTGGCCGCCCGAGATACCCCTTATCATTTCATCTCCCACCATAGTATCAGCACAAATGTCAAGTCCCAAAATCTGCAAAATGGAAATTAAGAAGCAAATTACTATTACTAAACGAGTTTAATTTCTATACGCTGACATTGTAAAAGAATTTTCACATTATCGGGTCACTTAAAAGATGACTACAGAAACCGTTCGTAAAAAGTATAGGGGAATTATATAACTGCATATTGTAAATGTTACCTTTAGAACATAATCTGTAACAACATTGGCTTCCTGTCCTTCTGTTGCTGAAGCCTACATTTCCAATAAAAAGTTTAAGTGTTTTAGTGAACACTTGTCAAATAATTTAAAATGAAATCCCTAATATTCAATAGAATAATAATTAAACTAGTATATTTCATTAACCCTTTTTGTTTACCTTCATATAGACATCAATATCAGGATCTGGTTTGATATTAGCTGCTTTCTCTCTTCTTGACAATTCAGCCAACATCTCTGTACaagttttaagaaaaaaataataataaatgaatatcTATATGTTttactgcaaaaaaaaaaatcacttataAAAATTGAATTTGATTTAAAAAGCAATAAGAAAATACTAACCATATCTAGAGCCAACTCCTTGGCATCTAGCAGAGAATTCCAAAGTTTCTCTTACTGTCATTTCTCCAATATGTAAATCATGTTGGCTAATATAAACAGCTGTTCTTTGTGGTACAAATTCATGTAATTCATGTCCATTATATGTCACTTTCCCAGTAACCTGATTTCCAAAACCAAAAGGGAAATATTTagttatttttcttgtttataaAATGGTTTAACTTCTATgtaaaaagaatttacaatatCAAGTTACTTTAAATGTAATTAAAGGTGACTGTCCTTCATCAGTGGAATTAGTAAACTTAATAATTATTAATCTCCTAGCACAATGGAGAAACCAAGAATTTGGATAAGGAtgtttaataatttttataatttttcacaTGCACAGTATAACCCGGTGCATAAAGCATCTTGTGTTTAAGCTGAGTCCGGGGAAGAACCGCATCACAAGGTGTGTGATGTAAACAACTTACCCTACTGCAAGTATTACTGAATGCTTCCACGGCTTGAACACTTAGACCTATAGGTACACAGAGACAACTTTATCGTCCAAGGCCGTGCTTCAATTTACTGATTGTGTAAAGTCAATTATGAAAGGAAGCCTTGGCATAACtagtaaagttgttgccatgtgaccagaAGGTCActccgtggaaacagcctcttgcaggaatgcagggtaaggctgcgtacaatataCTCTTGTAGTCCGACTCTTCTCCGGACCCGTGCAGATTGAGAACTCAATTATATTATAAGTAAATATTAGATagatattttattataaaatttatatatgatATTTGGGGTTGAAAAATCTCACCTTTAGAGCAGAATCAAGCTTTCCAGCCAAAGCTAATAACAAAGTAGTCTTTCCAGAGCTTGGAGGTCCCAAAAGCAAAGTCATTCTACATGGTTTAATCATACCACTTACATCTTTGAGAATTGTAATTTGCCTCTTTTTACTACGTAGGATGTGAAGAGAATTCAAGAATGtctaaaaattggaaaaatgaaCAAAGTTAGTTTcaatcaaaaagaaaatgaagtattaaaatgtttaattttttttaattcatattATTACCTCAACAAAATTGGTCATGAAGTTGATAAAAGTAGGCAAAGCTCTGCTTCCAACATATGCATCTGCCTCAATATTTAGATGCTCATATCTCACTTCTATTGATGGCAAATCAATCCCAACTCTGTAAATTttccaacaaaattaaatatcagtTAAATAAAAAGAGTTAAAAAGCAACTGAGGAGGAGGCTTGTCGTAATTGGTAAAGTTGTTTTCACGTGAgtaggaggtcacgggttcaagtcgtggaaacagcctcttgcagaaatgttgGTTAAAACtgcgtacgatagacccttgtAGTCCGGCTCTTTCCCGAACCCCACGCATAGCGGAAACTTAGTGCATTGGGCTGCCCTTTTCGTTAAAAAAAGCAACTCTTTGGTAAAGTTGTTGCCCTATGACCAGGAGttcacgggttcaagccgtggaaaccaCCTCTCGCAGAAATAAGGGTAAAGGCCCTTCCTCGGAGCCCTTCCTCGCAGGatcttagtgcaccgggctgacTTAGGTAGATAAAGCAATCCGATGCACTAAGTTTTGCAATGTGTGGGATTCGGGAAGCACCGGATCACATTGAATCTATC
Proteins encoded:
- the LOC104230589 gene encoding pleiotropic drug resistance protein 1-like, whose amino-acid sequence is MEPANLNGLRGSSMRGSMRGSLRASTSNSIWRNNGVEVFSRSARDEDDEEALKWAALEKLPTFDRLRKGLLFGSKGAAAEVDINDLGIQERKTLLERLVKVADEDNEKFLLKLKNRIDRVGIDLPSIEVRYEHLNIEADAYVGSRALPTFINFMTNFVETFLNSLHILRSKKRQITILKDVSGMIKPCRMTLLLGPPSSGKTTLLLALAGKLDSALKVTGKVTYNGHELHEFVPQRTAVYISQHDLHIGEMTVRETLEFSARCQGVGSRYEMLAELSRREKAANIKPDPDIDVYMKASATEGQEANVVTDYVLKILGLDICADTMVGDEMIRGISGGQKKRVTTGEMLVGPAKALFMDEISTGLDSSTTFSIVNSLRQSVQLLKGTAVISLLQPAPETYNLFDDIILLSDGYIVYQGPREAVLDFFESMGFKCPERKGVADFLQEVTSKKDQQQYWAKKDEPYRFITSKEFAEAYQSFHVGRKLGDELAIPYDKSKSHPAALSTQKYGIGTKQLLKVCAEREYLLMKRNSFVYIFKLSQLAIMALITMTVFFRTKMPRDDMDDGGIYAGALFFVVVMIMFNGMAEIALTIFKLPVYFKHRDLLFFPSWAYALPTWILKIPVTFVEVGLWTFLTYYVMGFDPNVSRLFKQFLILILVHQMASALFRFIGAVGRTMGVASTFGAFALLLQFALGGFILAREDVKKWWIWGYWTSPLMYSVNSILVNEFDGKNWKHIAQGGTEPLGAAVIRARGFFPDAYWYWIGVGALVGFTMVFNLFYSISLAYLNPFGKPQAMISEDSENADSSEGVDSVTEGENKKRGMVLPFEPHSITFDDVVYSVDMPPEMKEQGSTDDRLVLLKGVSGAFRPGVLTALMGVSGAGKTTLMDVLAGRKTGGYIDGSIKISGYPKKQETFARISGYCEQNDIHSPYVTVYESLVYSAWLRLPQDVDENKKKMFVEEVMELVELTPLRSALVGLPGVNGLSTEQRKRLTIAVELVANPSIIFMDEPTSGLDARAAAIVMRAVRNTVDTGRTVVCTIHQPSIDIFEAFDELFLMKRGGQEIYVGPLGRHSCHLIKYFESMPGVSKIKEAYNPATWMLEVTASSQEMMLGVDFADLYKKSDLYKRNKALIVELSTLRPGTKDLHFDTQFSQPFWTQCMACLWKQHWSYWRNPAYTAVRFLFTTFIGLVFGTMFWDLGTKVSQSQDLFNAMGSMYAACLFLGVQNSSSVQPVVAVERTVFYRERAAGMYSAIPYAFGQIVIEIPYVFVQAAFYGLIVYSMIGFEWTAAKFFWYFFFMYFTLLYFTFYGMMTVAISPNQNVASIVAAFFYAAWNLFSGFIVPRPRIPIWWRWYYWACPVAWTLYGLVASQFGDLQNDLQNDLGNNETVEQFLDRYFGFKHDFLGVVAAVIVALPVMFALTFALAIKAFNFQKR